In Vespa velutina chromosome 1, iVesVel2.1, whole genome shotgun sequence, the following proteins share a genomic window:
- the LOC124955406 gene encoding liprin-alpha-1 isoform X6, with translation MWSAMCDVMPTIAEDSISQRSSQFSGDDANFEQLMVSMLDERDKLMDSLRECQERVQEAETRVRELEKERDSLNRQIYANIPQELSQLTKELAAARENILQREEEISELKAERNNTRLLLEHLECLVSRHERSLRMTVVKRQAAAQSGVSSEVEVLKALKSLFEHHKALDEKVRERLRVALERNTSLEEELAHTKEELQQYKVSGITPKAIDDKPKENGQTDDGQQQNKNETEQAESQQEPQQQLQQQLQQQQQQQQHAIQKLGTEKPTEIASRLSNGSLDPSDQDSAVRVIDLQATLDKQSTELSTWQRRVAELSGRVAELEETLSKTQKDLLKTQEINVKLQRDLRENVAQKEDQEERIATLEKRYLNAQRESTSLHDLNEKLEQELQHKKAQLKLQEEKIAAIQEKLELAEQKLTQYAKLPEMEEQLKQRMEALTQQAQERHGSAEDRIQRLEAQLEEKNAEVMRVNQRLKMNEEHNTRLSATVDKLLSESNDRLQTHLTERMEAIEEKNAITQELEKTRKVAEDLQNEKADIVKELGKARLEIDNVKRQMLQQEIAFNIQQTDALTRSLSPNAVDPGSFSRSASHSSFDTHSLPRRGGKRAVIEEDASKNYVVRTLAEQEWEKLQQAHVLANVQQAFDVSSDAEGDGDNESIFSCSAEVISPAGHTDAQTLALMLQEQLDAINNEIRLIQEEKQNTEARAEELESRVGSFEHMNLLARGRSLERASPPLSGRSTPKSHHSPNRDYLHKYHTAPASMSPAHLHQYAASLASPGQLSESLPASQLQLSGEELHSVSERDSVGGAGSASSDAASPLTARSLRLERVVQALAHSQEELRRRTGQTGFPSSGFSPHSRHGQHSNGALNSGTPPSPLSSRHSSQDSLHKNNLSSVGLPIGQLSSSHLHMQTTMSPATAAAVAAAQKKKGIKSSLGRFFSKKEKIKGKDTTMPGDVPGMGGASTPADPDYGDSVSVAGTLGSKSDFDRRKKKSPSMFGSMLDSSRHELLAEAMKAGTPFALWNGPTVVAWLELWVGMPTWYVAACRANVKSGAIMSALSDTEIQREIGISNSLHRLKLRLAIQEMVSLTSPSAPKTSRTTLAFGDMNHEWIGNVWLPSLGLPQYRSTFMECLVDARMLDHLTKKDLRGQLRMIDSFHRTSLQYGISCLKRLNYDRQQLEERRRMAEGANVDVLVWSNDRVIRWVQSIGLKEYGNHLLESGVHGALIALDESFDANNFALTLQIPTQNTQARQLLEMEFANLLTVGTERRPDVSNMKS, from the exons GAACTGTCACAATTAACAAAAGAATTAGCAGCGGCACGTGAAAACATTTtacagagagaagaagaaatatcagAATTGAAAGCAGAACGGAACAACACACGT CTTCTACTGGAACATCTTGAATGTTTGGTTTCTCGACACGAACGATCGCTAAGGATGACGGTCGTAAAACGTCAAGCCGCGGCACAATCGGGCGTGTCGTCGGAAGTTGAAGTACTAAAAGCTTTAAAGAGTTTGTTCGAACATCATAAAGCTTTGGACGAGAAG gTACGCGAACGATTGCGCGTAGCTCTCGAAAGGAATACGAGCCTTGAAGAGGAATTGGCCCATACCAAAGAAGAG CTCCAACAGTATAAAGTAAGTGGAATTACGCCTAAAGCCATAGATGACAAACCTAAAGAAAATGGTCAAACAGACGATGGTCAACAACAAAACAAG AATGAGACTGAGCAGGCTGAAAGTCAGCAGGAGCCACAACAGCAGCTTCAACAGCAActacagcagcagcagcagcagcagcaacacgCAATACAAAAGCTAGGTACAGAGAAGCCAACAGAGATAGCAAGCAGATTGAGCAATGGCAGTCTTGATCCATCCGACCAGGATTCGGCAGTACGAGTAATAGACTTGCAAGCCACTCTTGATAAGCAG aGTACTGAGTTAAGTACATGGCAACGGCGTGTAGCAGAATTGAGCGGACGAGTTGCAGAATTAGAAGAAACACTCTCTAAAACTCAGAAGGATCTTTTAAAAACTCAGGAAATTAATGTTAAGTTGCAAAGAGATCTGCGTGAAAATGTTGCACAGAAAGAGGACCAAGAAGAAAGGATTGCAACTCTTGAAAAACGTTATCTCAATGCTCAACGGGAATCAACTAGCTTACATGATCTCAATGAGAAATTAGAACAGGAGCTTCAACATAAAAAGGCTCAATTAAAG cttcaagaagaaaagatagcaGCTATACAAGAAAAATTGGAACTTGCTGAACAAAAATTAACCCAATATGCTAAGTTACCTGAAATGGAAGAACAATTGAAGCAGAGGATGGAGGCTCTGACCCAG cAGGCCCAGGAAAGGCATGGTAGTGCAGAAGATAGAATACAAAGGTTAGAAGCACaattagaagagaaaaatgcaGAAGTAATGCGTGTCAATCAACGACTTAAGATGAATGAGGAACATAATACTCGATTAAGTGCAACCGTTGATAAACTTTTATCTG aaTCTAATGACAGGTTACAGACACATTTAACAGAAAGAATGGAAgcaatagaagaaaagaatgcgATAACGCAGGAACTTGAAAAGACAAGGAAAGTAGCTGAAgatttacaaaatgaaaaagcagATATTGTTAAAGAACTAGGAAAAGCACGTCTCGAAATTGATAATGTAAAGAGACAAATGCTTCAGCAAGAAATTGCTTTTAATATACAACAAACGGATGCATTGACTAGAAGTCTTTCTCCAAATGCTGTGGATCCTGGTTCATTTTCTAGAAGTGCAAGTCATAGTAGTTTTGACACACATTCATTACCTAGGAGAGGAGGCAAAAGAGCTGTGATAGAAGAGGATGCTTCAAAG aATTATGTAGTACGTACTCTTGCGGAACAAGAATGGGAAAAACTTCAACAAGCTCATGTTCTAGCAAATGTGCAACAAGCATTTGATGTTTCCAGCGACGCTGAAGGTGACGGTGATAATGAAAGTATCTTCAGTTGTTCGGCAGAGGTAATTAGTCCTGCAGGACATACCGATGCTCAAACACTTGCGCTAATGTTACAAGAACAATTAGATGCTATCAATAATGAGATTAGATTAATTCAG gaagaaaaacagaacACCGAAGCACGAGCAGAAGAATTAGAATCTCGAGTAGGTAGCTTTGAACATATGAATTTATTAGCAAGAGGACGCAGTCTCGAGCGAGCGTCACCTCCATTAAGTGGTCGCTCTACACCAAAATCACATCACAGCCCTAACAGAGATTATTTACACAAATATCACACA GCACCAGCATCAATGTCTCCTGCTCATTTACATCAGTATGCTGCATCCCTTGCTAGTCCTGGACAACTTTCAGAATCACTTCCTGCAAGCCAG TTGCAGTTGTCTGGAGAAGAACTGCATTCagtgagtgaaagagacaGCGTTGGTGGTGCTGGAAGTGCTAGCAGCGATGCCGCTTCCCCATTGACAGCCAGATCACTCAGATTAGAACGTGTTGTGCAAGCACTTGCTCATAGCCAGGAAGAGCTAAGAAG ACGTACTGGACAAACAGGATTCCCCAGCAGTGGCTTTTCCCCACACAG CAGGCATGGACAACATAGCAACGGCGCACTCAATTCTGGGACTCCTCCTTCCCCATTGTCCTCACGCCACAGTAGCCAGGACAGTTTACACAAGAACAATCTATCCAGTGTTGGACTACCCATTGGACAATTGTCGAGTTCGCATCTGCACATGCAAACAACCATGAGTCCAGCAACAGCAGCTGCAGTGGCAGCAGCtcagaagaaaaaaggcatAAAGAGCAGTCTTGGTAGATTTTtcagtaaaaaggaaaag ataaaaggaaaggataCAACGATGCCTGGAGATGTACCTGGTATGGGAGGTGCGAGTACACCAGCAGATCCTGATTATGGAGATAGCGTCTCTGTGGCAGGAACATTAGGGAGCAAGAGTGATtttgatcgaagaaaaaagaaaag TCCCAGTATGTTTGGTAGTATGCTGGATTCTTCACGACATGAGCTATTGGCTGAAGCGATGAAAGCTGGAACACCTTTTGCTCTGTGGAACGGACCAACTGTTGTTGCTTGGCTGGAGCTTTGGGTTGGCATGCCTACCTGGTACGTTGCGGCATGTCGAGCTAACGTCAAAAGTGGTGCTATAATGAGTGCATTGAGTGACACCGAAATACAACGTGAGATCGGTATCAG TAACTCTTTGCACCGATTGAAATTGAGACTAGCTATCCAGGAAATGGTGTCACTTACAAGTCCATCTGCACCTAAAACTTCTCGCACAACATTAGCTTTTGGAGATATGAATCACGAATGGATAGGAAATGTATGGTTGCCGAGTCTTGGATTACCCCAATATCGATCCACTTTCATGGAGTGCCTTGTTGACGCTAGAATGTTGGATCACCTCACTAAAAAGGATCTGCGTGGTCAACTTAGGATGATTGATAGTTTTCATag AACAAGTTTGCAGTACGGGATTTCGTGTTTGAAGAGATTAAATTATGACAGACAACAGttagaggaaagaagaagaatggcAGAAGGAGCTAATGTAGATGTTCTTGTATGGAGTAACGATAGAGTCATACGATGGGTGCAATCGATCGGTCTAAAG GAATATGGAAACCATCTTTTAGAATCTGGAGTACATGGTGCCCTAATTGCTTTGGATGAAAGTTTTGATGCAAATAATTTTGCTCTCACTTTGCAAATTCCTACACAAAATACACAG gcAAGACAACTTTTAGAAATGGAATTTGCAAATTTATTAACGGTAGGAACAGAGAGGCGACCAGACGTTTCTAATATGAAATCCTGA
- the LOC124955406 gene encoding liprin-alpha-1 isoform X5 yields MWSAMCDVMPTIAEDSISQRSSQFSGDDANFEQLMVSMLDERDKLMDSLRECQERVQEAETRVRELEKERDSLNRQIYANIPQELSQLTKELAAARENILQREEEISELKAERNNTRLLLEHLECLVSRHERSLRMTVVKRQAAAQSGVSSEVEVLKALKSLFEHHKALDEKVRERLRVALERNTSLEEELAHTKEELQQYKVSGITPKAIDDKPKENGQTDDGQQQNKNETEQAESQQEPQQQLQQQLQQQQQQQQHAIQKLGTEKPTEIASRLSNGSLDPSDQDSAVRVIDLQATLDKQSTELSTWQRRVAELSGRVAELEETLSKTQKDLLKTQEINVKLQRDLRENVAQKEDQEERIATLEKRYLNAQRESTSLHDLNEKLEQELQHKKAQLKLQEEKIAAIQEKLELAEQKLTQYAKLPEMEEQLKQRMEALTQVRRPNQQAQERHGSAEDRIQRLEAQLEEKNAEVMRVNQRLKMNEEHNTRLSATVDKLLSESNDRLQTHLTERMEAIEEKNAITQELEKTRKVAEDLQNEKADIVKELGKARLEIDNVKRQMLQQEIAFNIQQTDALTRSLSPNAVDPGSFSRSASHSSFDTHSLPRRGGKRAVIEEDASKNYVVRTLAEQEWEKLQQAHVLANVQQAFDVSSDAEGDGDNESIFSCSAEVISPAGHTDAQTLALMLQEQLDAINNEIRLIQEEKQNTEARAEELESRVGSFEHMNLLARGRSLERASPPLSGRSTPKSHHSPNRDYLHKYHTAPASMSPAHLHQYAASLASPGQLSESLPASQLQLSGEELHSVSERDSVGGAGSASSDAASPLTARSLRLERVVQALAHSQEELRRRTGQTGFPSSGFSPHSRHGQHSNGALNSGTPPSPLSSRHSSQDSLHKNNLSSVGLPIGQLSSSHLHMQTTMSPATAAAVAAAQKKKGIKSSLGRFFSKKEKIKGKDTTMPGDVPGMGGASTPADPDYGDSVSVAGTLGSKSDFDRRKKKSMLDSSRHELLAEAMKAGTPFALWNGPTVVAWLELWVGMPTWYVAACRANVKSGAIMSALSDTEIQREIGISNSLHRLKLRLAIQEMVSLTSPSAPKTSRTTLAFGDMNHEWIGNVWLPSLGLPQYRSTFMECLVDARMLDHLTKKDLRGQLRMIDSFHRTSLQYGISCLKRLNYDRQQLEERRRMAEGANVDVLVWSNDRVIRWVQSIGLKEYGNHLLESGVHGALIALDESFDANNFALTLQIPTQNTQARQLLEMEFANLLTVGTERRPDVSNMKS; encoded by the exons GAACTGTCACAATTAACAAAAGAATTAGCAGCGGCACGTGAAAACATTTtacagagagaagaagaaatatcagAATTGAAAGCAGAACGGAACAACACACGT CTTCTACTGGAACATCTTGAATGTTTGGTTTCTCGACACGAACGATCGCTAAGGATGACGGTCGTAAAACGTCAAGCCGCGGCACAATCGGGCGTGTCGTCGGAAGTTGAAGTACTAAAAGCTTTAAAGAGTTTGTTCGAACATCATAAAGCTTTGGACGAGAAG gTACGCGAACGATTGCGCGTAGCTCTCGAAAGGAATACGAGCCTTGAAGAGGAATTGGCCCATACCAAAGAAGAG CTCCAACAGTATAAAGTAAGTGGAATTACGCCTAAAGCCATAGATGACAAACCTAAAGAAAATGGTCAAACAGACGATGGTCAACAACAAAACAAG AATGAGACTGAGCAGGCTGAAAGTCAGCAGGAGCCACAACAGCAGCTTCAACAGCAActacagcagcagcagcagcagcagcaacacgCAATACAAAAGCTAGGTACAGAGAAGCCAACAGAGATAGCAAGCAGATTGAGCAATGGCAGTCTTGATCCATCCGACCAGGATTCGGCAGTACGAGTAATAGACTTGCAAGCCACTCTTGATAAGCAG aGTACTGAGTTAAGTACATGGCAACGGCGTGTAGCAGAATTGAGCGGACGAGTTGCAGAATTAGAAGAAACACTCTCTAAAACTCAGAAGGATCTTTTAAAAACTCAGGAAATTAATGTTAAGTTGCAAAGAGATCTGCGTGAAAATGTTGCACAGAAAGAGGACCAAGAAGAAAGGATTGCAACTCTTGAAAAACGTTATCTCAATGCTCAACGGGAATCAACTAGCTTACATGATCTCAATGAGAAATTAGAACAGGAGCTTCAACATAAAAAGGCTCAATTAAAG cttcaagaagaaaagatagcaGCTATACAAGAAAAATTGGAACTTGCTGAACAAAAATTAACCCAATATGCTAAGTTACCTGAAATGGAAGAACAATTGAAGCAGAGGATGGAGGCTCTGACCCAGGTGAGGAGGCCCAACCAG cAGGCCCAGGAAAGGCATGGTAGTGCAGAAGATAGAATACAAAGGTTAGAAGCACaattagaagagaaaaatgcaGAAGTAATGCGTGTCAATCAACGACTTAAGATGAATGAGGAACATAATACTCGATTAAGTGCAACCGTTGATAAACTTTTATCTG aaTCTAATGACAGGTTACAGACACATTTAACAGAAAGAATGGAAgcaatagaagaaaagaatgcgATAACGCAGGAACTTGAAAAGACAAGGAAAGTAGCTGAAgatttacaaaatgaaaaagcagATATTGTTAAAGAACTAGGAAAAGCACGTCTCGAAATTGATAATGTAAAGAGACAAATGCTTCAGCAAGAAATTGCTTTTAATATACAACAAACGGATGCATTGACTAGAAGTCTTTCTCCAAATGCTGTGGATCCTGGTTCATTTTCTAGAAGTGCAAGTCATAGTAGTTTTGACACACATTCATTACCTAGGAGAGGAGGCAAAAGAGCTGTGATAGAAGAGGATGCTTCAAAG aATTATGTAGTACGTACTCTTGCGGAACAAGAATGGGAAAAACTTCAACAAGCTCATGTTCTAGCAAATGTGCAACAAGCATTTGATGTTTCCAGCGACGCTGAAGGTGACGGTGATAATGAAAGTATCTTCAGTTGTTCGGCAGAGGTAATTAGTCCTGCAGGACATACCGATGCTCAAACACTTGCGCTAATGTTACAAGAACAATTAGATGCTATCAATAATGAGATTAGATTAATTCAG gaagaaaaacagaacACCGAAGCACGAGCAGAAGAATTAGAATCTCGAGTAGGTAGCTTTGAACATATGAATTTATTAGCAAGAGGACGCAGTCTCGAGCGAGCGTCACCTCCATTAAGTGGTCGCTCTACACCAAAATCACATCACAGCCCTAACAGAGATTATTTACACAAATATCACACA GCACCAGCATCAATGTCTCCTGCTCATTTACATCAGTATGCTGCATCCCTTGCTAGTCCTGGACAACTTTCAGAATCACTTCCTGCAAGCCAG TTGCAGTTGTCTGGAGAAGAACTGCATTCagtgagtgaaagagacaGCGTTGGTGGTGCTGGAAGTGCTAGCAGCGATGCCGCTTCCCCATTGACAGCCAGATCACTCAGATTAGAACGTGTTGTGCAAGCACTTGCTCATAGCCAGGAAGAGCTAAGAAG ACGTACTGGACAAACAGGATTCCCCAGCAGTGGCTTTTCCCCACACAG CAGGCATGGACAACATAGCAACGGCGCACTCAATTCTGGGACTCCTCCTTCCCCATTGTCCTCACGCCACAGTAGCCAGGACAGTTTACACAAGAACAATCTATCCAGTGTTGGACTACCCATTGGACAATTGTCGAGTTCGCATCTGCACATGCAAACAACCATGAGTCCAGCAACAGCAGCTGCAGTGGCAGCAGCtcagaagaaaaaaggcatAAAGAGCAGTCTTGGTAGATTTTtcagtaaaaaggaaaag ataaaaggaaaggataCAACGATGCCTGGAGATGTACCTGGTATGGGAGGTGCGAGTACACCAGCAGATCCTGATTATGGAGATAGCGTCTCTGTGGCAGGAACATTAGGGAGCAAGAGTGATtttgatcgaagaaaaaagaaaag TATGCTGGATTCTTCACGACATGAGCTATTGGCTGAAGCGATGAAAGCTGGAACACCTTTTGCTCTGTGGAACGGACCAACTGTTGTTGCTTGGCTGGAGCTTTGGGTTGGCATGCCTACCTGGTACGTTGCGGCATGTCGAGCTAACGTCAAAAGTGGTGCTATAATGAGTGCATTGAGTGACACCGAAATACAACGTGAGATCGGTATCAG TAACTCTTTGCACCGATTGAAATTGAGACTAGCTATCCAGGAAATGGTGTCACTTACAAGTCCATCTGCACCTAAAACTTCTCGCACAACATTAGCTTTTGGAGATATGAATCACGAATGGATAGGAAATGTATGGTTGCCGAGTCTTGGATTACCCCAATATCGATCCACTTTCATGGAGTGCCTTGTTGACGCTAGAATGTTGGATCACCTCACTAAAAAGGATCTGCGTGGTCAACTTAGGATGATTGATAGTTTTCATag AACAAGTTTGCAGTACGGGATTTCGTGTTTGAAGAGATTAAATTATGACAGACAACAGttagaggaaagaagaagaatggcAGAAGGAGCTAATGTAGATGTTCTTGTATGGAGTAACGATAGAGTCATACGATGGGTGCAATCGATCGGTCTAAAG GAATATGGAAACCATCTTTTAGAATCTGGAGTACATGGTGCCCTAATTGCTTTGGATGAAAGTTTTGATGCAAATAATTTTGCTCTCACTTTGCAAATTCCTACACAAAATACACAG gcAAGACAACTTTTAGAAATGGAATTTGCAAATTTATTAACGGTAGGAACAGAGAGGCGACCAGACGTTTCTAATATGAAATCCTGA
- the LOC124955406 gene encoding liprin-alpha-1 isoform X8 — protein sequence MWSAMCDVMPTIAEDSISQRSSQFSGDDANFEQLMVSMLDERDKLMDSLRECQERVQEAETRVRELEKERDSLNRQIYANIPQELSQLTKELAAARENILQREEEISELKAERNNTRLLLEHLECLVSRHERSLRMTVVKRQAAAQSGVSSEVEVLKALKSLFEHHKALDEKVRERLRVALERNTSLEEELAHTKEELQQYKVSGITPKAIDDKPKENGQTDDGQQQNKNETEQAESQQEPQQQLQQQLQQQQQQQQHAIQKLGTEKPTEIASRLSNGSLDPSDQDSAVRVIDLQATLDKQSTELSTWQRRVAELSGRVAELEETLSKTQKDLLKTQEINVKLQRDLRENVAQKEDQEERIATLEKRYLNAQRESTSLHDLNEKLEQELQHKKAQLKLQEEKIAAIQEKLELAEQKLTQYAKLPEMEEQLKQRMEALTQVRRPNQQAQERHGSAEDRIQRLEAQLEEKNAEVMRVNQRLKMNEEHNTRLSATVDKLLSESNDRLQTHLTERMEAIEEKNAITQELEKTRKVAEDLQNEKADIVKELGKARLEIDNVKRQMLQQEIAFNIQQTDALTRSLSPNAVDPGSFSRSASHSSFDTHSLPRRGGKRAVIEEDASKNYVVRTLAEQEWEKLQQAHVLANVQQAFDVSSDAEGDGDNESIFSCSAEVISPAGHTDAQTLALMLQEQLDAINNEIRLIQEEKQNTEARAEELESRVGSFEHMNLLARGRSLERASPPLSGRSTPKSHHSPNRDYLHKYHTAPASMSPAHLHQYAASLASPGQLSESLPASQLQLSGEELHSVSERDSVGGAGSASSDAASPLTARSLRLERVVQALAHSQEELRSRHGQHSNGALNSGTPPSPLSSRHSSQDSLHKNNLSSVGLPIGQLSSSHLHMQTTMSPATAAAVAAAQKKKGIKSSLGRFFSKKEKIKGKDTTMPGDVPGMGGASTPADPDYGDSVSVAGTLGSKSDFDRRKKKSPSMFGSMLDSSRHELLAEAMKAGTPFALWNGPTVVAWLELWVGMPTWYVAACRANVKSGAIMSALSDTEIQREIGISNSLHRLKLRLAIQEMVSLTSPSAPKTSRTTLAFGDMNHEWIGNVWLPSLGLPQYRSTFMECLVDARMLDHLTKKDLRGQLRMIDSFHRTSLQYGISCLKRLNYDRQQLEERRRMAEGANVDVLVWSNDRVIRWVQSIGLKEYGNHLLESGVHGALIALDESFDANNFALTLQIPTQNTQARQLLEMEFANLLTVGTERRPDVSNMKS from the exons GAACTGTCACAATTAACAAAAGAATTAGCAGCGGCACGTGAAAACATTTtacagagagaagaagaaatatcagAATTGAAAGCAGAACGGAACAACACACGT CTTCTACTGGAACATCTTGAATGTTTGGTTTCTCGACACGAACGATCGCTAAGGATGACGGTCGTAAAACGTCAAGCCGCGGCACAATCGGGCGTGTCGTCGGAAGTTGAAGTACTAAAAGCTTTAAAGAGTTTGTTCGAACATCATAAAGCTTTGGACGAGAAG gTACGCGAACGATTGCGCGTAGCTCTCGAAAGGAATACGAGCCTTGAAGAGGAATTGGCCCATACCAAAGAAGAG CTCCAACAGTATAAAGTAAGTGGAATTACGCCTAAAGCCATAGATGACAAACCTAAAGAAAATGGTCAAACAGACGATGGTCAACAACAAAACAAG AATGAGACTGAGCAGGCTGAAAGTCAGCAGGAGCCACAACAGCAGCTTCAACAGCAActacagcagcagcagcagcagcagcaacacgCAATACAAAAGCTAGGTACAGAGAAGCCAACAGAGATAGCAAGCAGATTGAGCAATGGCAGTCTTGATCCATCCGACCAGGATTCGGCAGTACGAGTAATAGACTTGCAAGCCACTCTTGATAAGCAG aGTACTGAGTTAAGTACATGGCAACGGCGTGTAGCAGAATTGAGCGGACGAGTTGCAGAATTAGAAGAAACACTCTCTAAAACTCAGAAGGATCTTTTAAAAACTCAGGAAATTAATGTTAAGTTGCAAAGAGATCTGCGTGAAAATGTTGCACAGAAAGAGGACCAAGAAGAAAGGATTGCAACTCTTGAAAAACGTTATCTCAATGCTCAACGGGAATCAACTAGCTTACATGATCTCAATGAGAAATTAGAACAGGAGCTTCAACATAAAAAGGCTCAATTAAAG cttcaagaagaaaagatagcaGCTATACAAGAAAAATTGGAACTTGCTGAACAAAAATTAACCCAATATGCTAAGTTACCTGAAATGGAAGAACAATTGAAGCAGAGGATGGAGGCTCTGACCCAGGTGAGGAGGCCCAACCAG cAGGCCCAGGAAAGGCATGGTAGTGCAGAAGATAGAATACAAAGGTTAGAAGCACaattagaagagaaaaatgcaGAAGTAATGCGTGTCAATCAACGACTTAAGATGAATGAGGAACATAATACTCGATTAAGTGCAACCGTTGATAAACTTTTATCTG aaTCTAATGACAGGTTACAGACACATTTAACAGAAAGAATGGAAgcaatagaagaaaagaatgcgATAACGCAGGAACTTGAAAAGACAAGGAAAGTAGCTGAAgatttacaaaatgaaaaagcagATATTGTTAAAGAACTAGGAAAAGCACGTCTCGAAATTGATAATGTAAAGAGACAAATGCTTCAGCAAGAAATTGCTTTTAATATACAACAAACGGATGCATTGACTAGAAGTCTTTCTCCAAATGCTGTGGATCCTGGTTCATTTTCTAGAAGTGCAAGTCATAGTAGTTTTGACACACATTCATTACCTAGGAGAGGAGGCAAAAGAGCTGTGATAGAAGAGGATGCTTCAAAG aATTATGTAGTACGTACTCTTGCGGAACAAGAATGGGAAAAACTTCAACAAGCTCATGTTCTAGCAAATGTGCAACAAGCATTTGATGTTTCCAGCGACGCTGAAGGTGACGGTGATAATGAAAGTATCTTCAGTTGTTCGGCAGAGGTAATTAGTCCTGCAGGACATACCGATGCTCAAACACTTGCGCTAATGTTACAAGAACAATTAGATGCTATCAATAATGAGATTAGATTAATTCAG gaagaaaaacagaacACCGAAGCACGAGCAGAAGAATTAGAATCTCGAGTAGGTAGCTTTGAACATATGAATTTATTAGCAAGAGGACGCAGTCTCGAGCGAGCGTCACCTCCATTAAGTGGTCGCTCTACACCAAAATCACATCACAGCCCTAACAGAGATTATTTACACAAATATCACACA GCACCAGCATCAATGTCTCCTGCTCATTTACATCAGTATGCTGCATCCCTTGCTAGTCCTGGACAACTTTCAGAATCACTTCCTGCAAGCCAG TTGCAGTTGTCTGGAGAAGAACTGCATTCagtgagtgaaagagacaGCGTTGGTGGTGCTGGAAGTGCTAGCAGCGATGCCGCTTCCCCATTGACAGCCAGATCACTCAGATTAGAACGTGTTGTGCAAGCACTTGCTCATAGCCAGGAAGAGCTAAGAAG CAGGCATGGACAACATAGCAACGGCGCACTCAATTCTGGGACTCCTCCTTCCCCATTGTCCTCACGCCACAGTAGCCAGGACAGTTTACACAAGAACAATCTATCCAGTGTTGGACTACCCATTGGACAATTGTCGAGTTCGCATCTGCACATGCAAACAACCATGAGTCCAGCAACAGCAGCTGCAGTGGCAGCAGCtcagaagaaaaaaggcatAAAGAGCAGTCTTGGTAGATTTTtcagtaaaaaggaaaag ataaaaggaaaggataCAACGATGCCTGGAGATGTACCTGGTATGGGAGGTGCGAGTACACCAGCAGATCCTGATTATGGAGATAGCGTCTCTGTGGCAGGAACATTAGGGAGCAAGAGTGATtttgatcgaagaaaaaagaaaag TCCCAGTATGTTTGGTAGTATGCTGGATTCTTCACGACATGAGCTATTGGCTGAAGCGATGAAAGCTGGAACACCTTTTGCTCTGTGGAACGGACCAACTGTTGTTGCTTGGCTGGAGCTTTGGGTTGGCATGCCTACCTGGTACGTTGCGGCATGTCGAGCTAACGTCAAAAGTGGTGCTATAATGAGTGCATTGAGTGACACCGAAATACAACGTGAGATCGGTATCAG TAACTCTTTGCACCGATTGAAATTGAGACTAGCTATCCAGGAAATGGTGTCACTTACAAGTCCATCTGCACCTAAAACTTCTCGCACAACATTAGCTTTTGGAGATATGAATCACGAATGGATAGGAAATGTATGGTTGCCGAGTCTTGGATTACCCCAATATCGATCCACTTTCATGGAGTGCCTTGTTGACGCTAGAATGTTGGATCACCTCACTAAAAAGGATCTGCGTGGTCAACTTAGGATGATTGATAGTTTTCATag AACAAGTTTGCAGTACGGGATTTCGTGTTTGAAGAGATTAAATTATGACAGACAACAGttagaggaaagaagaagaatggcAGAAGGAGCTAATGTAGATGTTCTTGTATGGAGTAACGATAGAGTCATACGATGGGTGCAATCGATCGGTCTAAAG GAATATGGAAACCATCTTTTAGAATCTGGAGTACATGGTGCCCTAATTGCTTTGGATGAAAGTTTTGATGCAAATAATTTTGCTCTCACTTTGCAAATTCCTACACAAAATACACAG gcAAGACAACTTTTAGAAATGGAATTTGCAAATTTATTAACGGTAGGAACAGAGAGGCGACCAGACGTTTCTAATATGAAATCCTGA